The Meriones unguiculatus strain TT.TT164.6M chromosome 9, Bangor_MerUng_6.1, whole genome shotgun sequence genome window below encodes:
- the Gpr183 gene encoding G-protein coupled receptor 183 — MADNLSTPLAAPPSNSCDLYAHHGTARILMPLHYSLVFVIGLLGNLLALVVIVQNRKKINSTTLYSMNLVISDILFTTALPTRIAYYALGFDWRLGDALCRVTALLFYINTYAGVNFMTCLSVDRFFAVVHPLRYNKIKRIEYAKGVCIFVWVLVFAQTLPLLLSPMSKQEADRTTCMEYPNFEETPSLPWILLGACLLGFALPLMVILSCYSQICCKLFKTAKQNPLADKSGVNRKALHTIVFIIVVFILCFTPYHMAIVQHMVRKLCAPGALDCSARHSFQVSLHVTVCLMNFNCCMDPFIYFFACKGYKRRVMKMLKRQVSVSISSAVRSAPEENSREMTESQAMIHSKASNGR, encoded by the coding sequence ATGGCTGACAATCTCAGCACCCCGCTGGCAGCTCCTCCTAGCAACAGCTGTGACCTGTACGCACACCACGGCACGGCACGGATCCTGATGCCCCTGCATTATAGCCTGGTCTTCGTTATTGGTCTGCTGGGGAACCTGCTCGCCCTGGTTGTCATCGTCCAAAACCGGAAAAAGATCAACTCCAccactctctactcaatgaaccTGGTGATCTCTGACATCCTCTTCACCACGGCCCTCCCCACCCGGATAGCCTACTACGCGCTGGGTTTTGACTGGAGGCTGGGCGATGCCCTGTGCCGGGTCACGGCTCTGCTGTTCTACATCAACACGTACGCGGGCGTGAACTTCATGACCTGCCTGAGTGTAGACCGCTTCTTCGCCGTGGTGCACCCCCTGCGCTACAACAAGATCAAAAGGATCGAGTATGCGAAGGGCGTCTGCATATTCGTCTGGGTTCTGGTGTTTGCTCAGACCCTGCCGCTGCTCCTCAGCCCTATGTCCAAGCAGGAGGCCGACAGGACCACGTGCATGGAGTACCCCAATTTCGAAGAGACGCCTTCTCTCCCGTGGATCCTGCTCGGAGCCTGCCTGCTGGGGTTCGCTCTGCCTCTCATGGTCATTCTCTCCTGCTACTCCCAGATCTGCTGCAAGCTCTTCAAGACTGCCAAGCAGAACCCGCTCGCGGATAAGTCTGGTGTGAACAGGAAAGCTCTGCACACCATCGTCTTCATCATCGTTGTGTTCATTCTCTGCTTCACGCCGTACCACATGGCGATCGTTCAGCACATGGTAAGGAAGCTGTGCGCGCCAGGCGCCCTGGACTGCAGCGCCCGGCACTCCTTCCAGGTCTCCCTGCATGTCACCGTGTGCCTGATGAACTTCAACTGCTGCATGGACCCGTTTATCTACTTCTTCGCATGTAAAGGCTACAAGAGACGGGTCATGAAGATGCTCAAACGTCAAGTGAGCGTGTCCATCTCCAGCGCAGTGAGGTCAGCCCCTGAAGAAAACTCACGAGAAATGACAGAGTCACAGGCGATGATCCACTCCAAGGCCTCCAATGGCAGGTAA